The following proteins are encoded in a genomic region of Thermovenabulum gondwanense:
- a CDS encoding TPM domain-containing protein, whose amino-acid sequence MLYNKNYQLKQILLTALLAILFLSVTGVIGSGAAKAEPVPQKPASNIYIFDFAELIDENSEEEMREIAKKIDDLTGAEIVVVTVGSLGGRTIEDYSLELFRSWGIGDKEKNNGIMILVNKENLLLNKKGRIRIEVGYGLEGAINDGKAGFILDTYALPAFEEKNYSKGIYDTFFAVAAEVAKEYNMDLNKEGLGKLLDYGSKEDEIGAGEIFKIIIVFLIIYFFFIRPRRFFRRPPFGGGGGPIIRGPFGPFRGGGFGGFGGFGGFSGGSGGGFGGFGGGSGGGGGASR is encoded by the coding sequence ATGCTTTATAACAAGAATTATCAGCTAAAACAAATTTTACTAACTGCTTTGTTAGCTATTCTATTCTTATCTGTAACGGGGGTTATTGGATCCGGTGCGGCAAAAGCAGAACCGGTTCCTCAAAAACCGGCTTCAAATATATATATTTTTGATTTTGCAGAACTCATTGATGAAAATTCCGAGGAAGAAATGAGAGAAATTGCCAAAAAAATAGACGATTTAACCGGTGCGGAAATAGTGGTTGTTACGGTAGGAAGCCTTGGCGGTAGAACCATAGAGGATTATTCTTTGGAGCTTTTCCGAAGCTGGGGTATAGGGGATAAGGAAAAAAATAACGGTATTATGATCCTGGTGAATAAGGAAAACCTTCTTTTGAATAAAAAAGGCAGGATAAGGATAGAAGTGGGCTATGGCCTTGAGGGGGCAATAAATGACGGAAAAGCAGGTTTCATATTGGATACCTACGCACTCCCCGCTTTTGAAGAAAAAAATTACTCAAAAGGTATATACGACACCTTTTTTGCGGTGGCTGCCGAAGTGGCGAAGGAATACAATATGGATTTAAATAAAGAAGGGCTTGGGAAATTACTGGATTACGGTTCGAAAGAGGATGAGATAGGAGCGGGAGAAATATTTAAGATAATTATCGTATTTCTCATCATATACTTTTTCTTTATAAGACCCAGAAGATTTTTCCGCAGACCGCCTTTTGGAGGCGGAGGTGGTCCGATAATCAGAGGTCCCTTCGGACCTTTCAGAGGCGGCGGCTTCGGAGGGTTCGGCGGATTCGGAGGATTTTCCGGAGGATCCGGCGGAGGATTTGGAGGTTTCGGCGGAGGCTCCGGAGGCGGCGGTGGCGCCAGCAGGTAA